One Aegilops tauschii subsp. strangulata cultivar AL8/78 chromosome 7, Aet v6.0, whole genome shotgun sequence genomic window carries:
- the LOC109771642 gene encoding probable beta-1,3-galactosyltransferase 2 isoform X1 gives MSWRRGGGDGAVARRWVLLLCAGSFSLGLLFTSGMWTLPEATEVAKPNETRGKEAELAAVDCDSTKVGRKHDFRDTLQALDTHNAVQTLDKTIANLETELSAARTLQESFLNGSPVSQEYKASESSGRRKYLMVIGINTAFSSRKRRDSIRNTWMPQGEKRKKLEEEKGIIIRFVIGHSAISGGIVDRAIAAEDRKHGDFMRLDHVEGYLELSGKTKTYFATAVALWDANFYVKVDDDVHVNIATLGQILSKHISRPRVYTGCMKSGPVLSDKEVRYYEPEHWKFGDKYFRHATGQLYAISKDLATYISLNKHVLHKYVNEDVSLGAWFIGLDVEHIDDRRLCCGTPPDCEWKAQAGNTCAASFDWRCSGICNTVENIQGVHNKCGESEKALWTASF, from the exons ATGAGCtggaggagagggggaggggacggggccGTGGCCAGGCGGTGGGTGCTCCTGCTCTGCGCCGGGAGCTTCTCCCTCGGCCTGCTCTTCACCTCCGG GATGTGGACATTGCCCGAGGCAACCGAGGTTGCCAAGCCAAACGAAACAAGAGGGAAAGAGGCCGAGCTCGCCGCCGTAGACTGTGATTCTACTAAG GTCGGACGGAAACATGATTTCAGAGATACGCTACAGGCCTTGGACACTCACAACGCTGTACA GACACTGGACAAGACGATAGCAAATCTGGAGACAGAGCTTTCGGCTGCAAGGACACTGCAGGAGTCATTCCTCAACGGCTCTCCGGTTTCGCAAGAGTACAAGGCCTCCGAATCGTCCGGAAGGCGCAAGTACCTCATGGTCATCGGCATCAACACGGCTTTCAGTAGCCGTAAGAGGAGGGATTCCATCCGCAACACCTGGATGCCACAAG GAGAGAAGAGGAAAAAACTGGAAGAAGAGAAGGGCATCATAATTCGTTTTGTCATTGGTCACAG TGCTATTTCAGGTGGAATTGTGGACAGGGCAATCGCGGCAGAGGATAGGAAACATGGAGACTTCATGAGGCTT GATCATGTGGAAGGATACCTTGAATTATCTGGAAAAACCAAGACATATTTTGCGACGGCTGTTGCTTTATGGGATGCTAACTTCTATGTCAAAGTTGATGATGATGTGCATGTAAATATAG CCACCCTTGGGCAGATTTTGTCCAAACATATTTCGAGGCCCAGGGTATATACTGGATGCATGAAGTCTGGTCCTGTGCTATCCGACAA GGAAGTCAGATATTATGAACCCGAGCACTGGAAATTCGGGGATAAATATTTCCGACATGCCACCGGTCAGCTTTATGCTATTTCAAAAGATTTGGCAACCTACATCTCCCTAAATAA GCATGTGTTGCACAAGTATGTCAACGAGGATGTTTCTTTGGGGGCTTGGTTCATAGGGTTAGATGTTGAGCATATTGATGACCGTCGACTATGCTGCGGTACCCCACCAG ATTGCGAGTGGAAAGCCCAGGCGGGGAACACCTGCGCGGCCTCATTCGACTGGAGATGCAGCGGCATATGCAACACCGTGGAGAACATCCAGGGAGTGCACAACAAATGCGGGGAGAGCGAAAAGGCGCTCTGGACCGCTTCTTTCTAA
- the LOC109771642 gene encoding probable beta-1,3-galactosyltransferase 2 isoform X2, which translates to MWTLPEATEVAKPNETRGKEAELAAVDCDSTKVGRKHDFRDTLQALDTHNAVQTLDKTIANLETELSAARTLQESFLNGSPVSQEYKASESSGRRKYLMVIGINTAFSSRKRRDSIRNTWMPQGEKRKKLEEEKGIIIRFVIGHSAISGGIVDRAIAAEDRKHGDFMRLDHVEGYLELSGKTKTYFATAVALWDANFYVKVDDDVHVNIATLGQILSKHISRPRVYTGCMKSGPVLSDKEVRYYEPEHWKFGDKYFRHATGQLYAISKDLATYISLNKHVLHKYVNEDVSLGAWFIGLDVEHIDDRRLCCGTPPDCEWKAQAGNTCAASFDWRCSGICNTVENIQGVHNKCGESEKALWTASF; encoded by the exons ATGTGGACATTGCCCGAGGCAACCGAGGTTGCCAAGCCAAACGAAACAAGAGGGAAAGAGGCCGAGCTCGCCGCCGTAGACTGTGATTCTACTAAG GTCGGACGGAAACATGATTTCAGAGATACGCTACAGGCCTTGGACACTCACAACGCTGTACA GACACTGGACAAGACGATAGCAAATCTGGAGACAGAGCTTTCGGCTGCAAGGACACTGCAGGAGTCATTCCTCAACGGCTCTCCGGTTTCGCAAGAGTACAAGGCCTCCGAATCGTCCGGAAGGCGCAAGTACCTCATGGTCATCGGCATCAACACGGCTTTCAGTAGCCGTAAGAGGAGGGATTCCATCCGCAACACCTGGATGCCACAAG GAGAGAAGAGGAAAAAACTGGAAGAAGAGAAGGGCATCATAATTCGTTTTGTCATTGGTCACAG TGCTATTTCAGGTGGAATTGTGGACAGGGCAATCGCGGCAGAGGATAGGAAACATGGAGACTTCATGAGGCTT GATCATGTGGAAGGATACCTTGAATTATCTGGAAAAACCAAGACATATTTTGCGACGGCTGTTGCTTTATGGGATGCTAACTTCTATGTCAAAGTTGATGATGATGTGCATGTAAATATAG CCACCCTTGGGCAGATTTTGTCCAAACATATTTCGAGGCCCAGGGTATATACTGGATGCATGAAGTCTGGTCCTGTGCTATCCGACAA GGAAGTCAGATATTATGAACCCGAGCACTGGAAATTCGGGGATAAATATTTCCGACATGCCACCGGTCAGCTTTATGCTATTTCAAAAGATTTGGCAACCTACATCTCCCTAAATAA GCATGTGTTGCACAAGTATGTCAACGAGGATGTTTCTTTGGGGGCTTGGTTCATAGGGTTAGATGTTGAGCATATTGATGACCGTCGACTATGCTGCGGTACCCCACCAG ATTGCGAGTGGAAAGCCCAGGCGGGGAACACCTGCGCGGCCTCATTCGACTGGAGATGCAGCGGCATATGCAACACCGTGGAGAACATCCAGGGAGTGCACAACAAATGCGGGGAGAGCGAAAAGGCGCTCTGGACCGCTTCTTTCTAA